tttattatttttctttacctatcatgttatattttattgttaaaattttttatatttaattattttataagtcattaattttattcatattttatatatgacaGGTGCTCTCAAGGATGATCTTTGGACCACGGTATCCAATTTTTATTGTCCTTTTGTGAAATTATTAGAGTAATAAATTGTTAAAGTTACTAGTTTGtgtttccttgttttttttttttttttttttttttgagaatcgtATTTCTTTATTGGattgaaagaaatataaaaagagtttgtcaaaatttcttatttattatttgtatgtgaaaaaaataaataagaaagtttGTCAATctaagagcaaccacatcagtccGCTTCCAAATAAGAAAAAGTagacaattttacacattttactcCAAAAATGACCCACATCAGTGGAGCtaaacttgtataaatttttattgttgctACAGTAACTGTGTATATTGACACAACTACTATAGTTTTGCATTtcacttttaacttttttattctttattctcTCACCAAGTTAGATTGttctcaatttctctctctcttttcctctaaCTCCAAGGCCTCTTCTTTCTCGAtctcacacactctctctcttcgtCTAAGTAACAATCATTTATGCCTATCTTTGAAAGATCGTCTCCTTGATTTTGCTTCTCTAGGCTTGCAGTTGGAGATCacactaaaatattttatcatcttcattcttgggtttctaaaattttctagTTCATCAATGGAGTTTTGGTATGTGTGGAAGTTTAGATGCTGTAATTTAGGTGGATGAGTGATTTTTAGAGTTTgcagtttctctctttctcatagTATATAACCTCAAATCGTTGGGTTTTGGGTATGATTTGTTggaaattttgttgtgttttgggTATTGCTGGAAACAAAGAAGCTGGGTCTTGATATTTGAGAATCTTAAAAAGATGGGTTTTAGGATTTGATATTTGAGAAGCTAGGttttatttaagatttgttggaaattttGTGTAATATTTGATTTTAGAGATGAGTTTTGGGTTTCGCAGGAAATTTTGATTGATAGGGCTATGAGAACGTACAcaacaaattatttgaaaacaaatatttgaaatatatcATTTGAAGTTATCTTTATCCTCAATATGAATTTGAGATAAGAACTAACTGCATCTTTAtctattagagcattcacattgggaATGACATATATTTAgcataaaaactcaaaacttcCCACACATCCGGACTTGTAAAAaccaactattgcaaaaaaaaatttgcaacagTGCTATagtgcaattctaaaggtagaattgcactgtaactcaattctttaaaaaaaaaaaaaaatcttaatattttattcacttactttatcaattcctctctctctctctcacaggtttttggattttgaatttttgtttttatttgggttttgggatatattattttattgtgtagaaatattattataatgtgttgtattgtaaaataaaagttaggttGCTAAGAGTattataaaatggtatggtataattgataaaatagttttttggaatggtaaaataggatgtgatagaattttgggatgtgaatgctcttacaaaGGTTGATTTAGAGTTGGAATCTCCATTTTATCCTTGAAATGGCGGTATGAGAATAATAAAGATTGGATATTAGCCCAAATGGTTAGAAGGTTGTTTCACTAAGAGCATCAACATTAGTGGTGCCAAAAACTTAGTACTTGAGCATCACAAAAgtctactttatctattttaccacttcactttacaaaacactcaacatcagtggttttttttttttttttgacaaacttttttttttttttagaaactaacatcagtggttttattttagcattcaacacgataaaataatataaacaatacaataaaaataatatatctattacaataaacaacaactaCCACCACCAAGGcaccaacacaataaaataatataacttttaataaaatattgttttttttcacCAATAGCCAAATTTTTTGGCTTTCCATCCACTATTGTAGTatgctttttagtttttggtattGGTGGTGTATGAATTTTTTGCACCACCAATGCTAATGCAGTAGGTAGTTTggtattcaaattcaaaatctgaTTGAGGCTTTGTCAATATTCAGAATTAGGAAATCAAGATCCTTGTAGCCATCCCGGTAGAATTGACTCTTCCTATAGAGTTATATGATTATATCATtgaacaaagaaataaaagtgaGTTAGTCACAGGTTTCACCAAATGAGCCCAGCCCATACCATCATAGGTTTATGAAGCTTAATGAGTTCTTCGGCCCTGGTGCTTGGAGCTCTCTGAAATTTGTTAATGTCTACGGAAGTGTCCATTCAAAACTTGGGCGCAAGCAAACTatccaaagaaagaataaggagACATGAtctctatttgtttttgaaattcaaataggaaaaataCTGATTAATTTTCACGAAATCGATAAAGatcagttttatttatttatatttttattactatctCTTATTTAAAAGGATAAACCGTGGCACACTGAGTATATCTTTAAGTacaattattagtttacatGAGTAGTGTTAGTGGAATGTAAATTGTACATTGTAGGCACAATGATTTTTCTAAAGTGGCAAAGCAAATAAATATTtgttacttttagagaaagtgTACAATCTTATTATTTAGGGTGGTAGTGTATTGGTTATTGAGCTTCCAAATCGAGTTACTACATTTGAACCTCGCAATAGAAAGTGTTTAGGAAATATCCCACTCTCCTAGTTCAATGATGAATTCCATTAGTGTTCTCATAGTGATGGGATAATAGTTATGGCTCACAAGTTCCTCTGCTTGCAATCTCAAATTTAACGATTAGGATGCTCTTATGGTAACGCCAAGACAAAAAAAGTCACTCTACTCTAATCAACTCCGCAATTTATGTGCTAAATTAAATCCAAGATATTATAAATGAAAGAGGCTCAATTCTTTTGCCAAAGCCTTGTTGGGTCGGATTATGAGCTGTCCAATGGACATTCCTACTAAAAGAGCTTTCAATGCAGCTTTAGGACATCATTGGCATTCTACtatgctttgtttttttatatcaCAGCCTAGTAGACccataaaaagggaaaaactcaCTTCAGGTGCATTTAAGGTAAGCCTATATTGGACAGCttgttttactatttattttatttttgctattattcatgagtctcatgttactttttggtactatttatgagtcccgttgtattatttcagttaacttttagttttatctttcggcaaaaagtttttagtttcagctaaataagctgtttTCCAATGGACCCTCTATTTCCTCATAAtatccaaaataccccttatCACACACAAAATTACCATATCACCCCCTTAGGTGGATGAGTGATTTTTAGAGTTTGCAGTTTCTCTCTTTCCCATAGTATATAACCTCAAATCATTGGGTTTGGGTATGATTTGTTggaaattttgttgtgttttgggttttgctaGAAACGCAGAAGCTGGGTCTTGATATTTGAGAATCTTAAAAAGATGGGTTTTAGGTTTTGATATTTGAGAAGCTGGgttttatttaagattttttggaaattttgtgtaagatttgattttttagatGGGTTTTGCAGGAAATTTTGATTGATAGGGCTGTGAGATCGTATGCAACAAATTATTTGAATACAAATATTTGAAATACATCATTTGAAGTTATCTTTATCCTCAATGTGAATTTGAGATAAGAACCGACTGCATCTTTATCCATTACAAAGGTTGATTTAGAGTTGGACTCTCCGTTTTATCCTTGAAGGGGCGGTATGTGTGCAAATTGGGGTTGGTTTTTGGCTGAGGGGGAGAGAAATGATTTgggagaataataaaaaattaatattttaataaaatgtggtgtaaaataaataacctGATGTggagtgttttgaaaagtggttgtgtaaaataaaaaaagtaggtttttatactaaaatagatagaaaatttTGCACGAACTAATACGTATGCTCTAATATAAGCAAATTTGCATTGAGGTTTTGACTTGCATTTTTGCAAGCCTCGACTGTGGCCTAAGTTATTGTTCAACCATAAAGATTGGATATTAGCCCAAATGGCTAGAAGCCTAGAAGGCTGTTTcactaagagcattagcattaatggtgtcaaaattttagcaattaagCACCACAAAAgtctactttatctattttgtcatctcactttacaaaacacccaacatcagtggttttattttagcattcaacacaataaaataatataaacaataaaataatatatttactacaataaacaactaCCACCACCAAGTTACCAACACaatgcattttcaaaaaaaaaaaaagttactaacacaataaaataatataacttttaataaaatatttttttttcaccaatagCCAAATTTTTTGGCTTTCCCTCCCCCATTACAgcatgctttttaatttttagtattgatagtgctaaaaatagcaatatagcagTACCAATGCTAATGCAGTAGGTAGTTTggtattcaaattcaaaacctgATTGAGGCCTTGCCAATATTCAGAATTAGCAAATCAAGTTCCTTGTAGCCATCCCTATAGAATTGACTCTTCCAATAGAGTTATATGATTATATCATtgaacaaagaaataaaagtgaGTTAGTCACAAGTTCCACCAAATGAGCCCAGCCCATACCATCTTAGGTTTATGAAGCTTAATGAGTTCTTCGGCCTTGGTGCTTGGAGCTCTCTGAAATTTGTTAATGTCTATGGAAGTGTCCATTCAAAACTTAGGCCCAAGCAAACTatccaaagaaagaataaggagACATAAtctctatttgtttttgaaatagtctctatttgtttttgaaattcaaacagGAAAAATACTGATTAATTTTCACGAAATCGATAAAGatcagttttatttatttatttattactatcTCTTATTTAAAAGGATAAACCGTGGTACACTAAGTATATCTTTAAGTacaattattagtttacatGAGCAGTGTTAGTGGAATGTAAATTGTACATTGTAGGCAAAATGATTTTTCTAAAGTGGCAAAGCAAATAAATATTtgttacttttagagaaagtgTACAATCTTTTTATTTAGGATAGTAGTGTATTGGTTATTGAGTATACTCCCAAATCGAGGTACTACATTTGAACCTCGCAATAGAAAGCGTTTAGGAAATGTCCCACTCTCCCAGTTCAACAATGAATTCCACTAGTGTTCTCGTAGTGAAGGGATAATAGTTATGGCTCACAAGTTCCTCTGCTTGCAATCTCAGATTTAACGATTAGGATGCTCTTATGGTAATGCCAAGACAAAAAAGTCACTCTACTCTAATCAACTCCGCAATTTATATGCTAAATTAAATCCAAGATATTATAAATGGAAAGAGGCTCAATTCGTTTGCCAAAGCCTCGTTGGGTCGGATTATGAGTTGTCCAATGGACATTCCTACTAAAAGAGCTTTCAATGCAATCTTGGGACTTCGTCGGCATTCTACTATGCtttgatttttatatatcataacccaatagacccaaaaaaagggaaaaacttcccaaaaaaaagtcaCTTAAGGTGCATTTAGGGTAAGCCTATATTGGacagcttattttattatttattttatttttactattattcatgAGCCTCATGTTACCTTTTGGTATTATTTCTAAGTTTCGttatattatttcagctaatttttaattttatttttcggttaaaagtttcaatttcaGCTAAGCCGTTTTCCAAGTGACCCTCCATTTCCTCATAATATCCAAAATACCCCTTGTCACACACAAAATTACCATATCACACCCATCCGAAAATCTCTCTTAGTCTCTCATTCTGtcactctcactcactcacaCAGAACAGAACTAAAGAAAtctcaaaaaccctaaaacaaaaaccaagcaTCTCAAACtggtttgaaaattgaaatgaaaacacTCACAAACTGAAACCTTAAACCCTGTCTccgtctctctctttctctctcatcaatGGCTTCTCAAATGGCGATCCTAACTCGAACCCGAACCCTCTTCAAATCCTCCACCACCAAATCCATCACCACCTTCACATTTCTCTCCCAAGAACCCCAACTCGCCGAGTCAACTCAGTCTGACTCGCCCTCGCCACcgtcaccaccaccaccaccaccaacaccaacagCAACACCTCTACCACCAAACCCAGCTTCAGGTAGCCCACTCTACAACGAGAACTGGCGCAGCCCAATCGCCAACTCGCCCAACTCGCTATCCCTGACTCAGTCCCTCATGCCCCTGGGGTTTCTCGCGCAATCCCCGAACTCTCGCATCCAAGCACTCTCCCAAACCCTAGATGGCGAGAGCATGATGAACGTGTTCGCCGAATGGATGGCTTCGCAGCGCTGGGGCGAGATGAAGCAGCTGTTTGAGTTTTGGATTCGGTCCTTGGATCGGGCCGGGAAGCCGAATAAGCCCGATGTGGGGCTTTACAACCATTACTTGAGGGCTAATTTGATGACCAATGCTTCGGCGGCCGAGTTGCTTGATCTCGTGGCTCAGATGGAGGATTATGATGTTGTGCCTAACACCGCGTCGTTTAATTTGGTTCTCAAGGCTATGTATAAGGCTAGGGAGACTGTTGCCTCGACTAAATTGCTCGAAAGGTTTGtccttctttgttttatttttccgAAAGGTTTCATTTTGGAATGTAATGttatgtgtttgttgaaatGCCTGTGAGAAATGTGGGCTGGATTAAGTTTGGATTCGTTTTTTGaatgtgggattccatgatTTTTGTATTTGGAAACGTGGGTCCACTTGTCTGTATGTGTGAGACAAATGTAGAACGTGTTTGGAAGATTTTTGTATGTGGGCATGCGTGTCTTGCATGATTTTCTAGTTTTCTAGCTCAAATGACATATCTTTGGTCTAGTAAGaagagcaaggtggagggtAAAATCGGTTACTTGCCAATAAAAATTCAGTTTTCTTTCCATATTTAGTAATGTGATGGAATGTATGTGATTATGAATTTATGACCGTCGTTGTTCTCAGAAATGAAATGCTAGGTAGTGGTTTAGTGCAGTATTCTTTGCTTAGTATGTCAAAGACATAAGAAAGTAACCCTTTTGTTGTAAGGCGTGGAATTAGACCAAGGGGAATCCCCTTAGGAACTAGTCCCTTAGTAGAGAATATGATTTCGGATAGAATAGAATGACATAAAAGAATGCATGTGGCTGACTCCTACTAGTCTTCCAAGGATCCATATCTgacttcaaaattttgggactaagactTGGTTTTTGTAGTTAGTATGTAGAGGAtggacttttttgtttttataaacattGAATAAGTAAAGAGTACAATCATCAGACAAACAATTTGGAAGCCCAGAAGTATTTATTACAATAGAGTGCAAGGATCCTTCAAGGAAGTGACTGCATTGTGCTTCATTAATCCAGAAAGACTATTTGTCTTGTGTCAAAATTTATACACTGTTTGTTTAGATTTTGCATTGTGCTGTGTCCCTTGGGGTGTTCCTGAAATGGGAGTTTGTGGCATTGTCTGGCATCAAGTTTGACATAGAATTAGAACAAAGGGATTTGATGCCTAATCTGATTTAACATCAGGTACCAGATATCTCTTGGGTTATGGTTTGTATCAGACTAATGAAGTTTGAGTTTGGAGGTTGTAAGGGGCTGGAAACAGGATTAAAGTTCACAGGATACTATTTGGTGCTGGATATTTCTAGGGTTCAATACCTATCAAAAATATTTCTATGATTCAATCATAGAGTAATGGGAGGGGTGTATTTTGGGTCTCAAAAAAGgtaagaaaaggaagaaaatcgTAAATGCCCTATGAACAGCTAATTGGGAACTGTAGCAGGCCAGGTTTGTGGGTTTGGAGGCTTATAAAATGGGTCATACAAAGGTTTTTATTGTATGAGCTGTAGAGTTGTAAGGTTGGGAAATCAATTTTTGGTTGCAAAGATTTCAAAGTAGGCTTGCATCATGAAAATCCCGAATAGCATATTGGTGAAAATCTTgtaaaactttgttttatgCCGAATACATACATGGACAACTCAGCCTAACGCTAACAAGACTTGGATACCAGTCAGGGGGGCGGGGACTTATAAGACCTGGACCCTATGGGTGTTAATTACTAAGCCCAAGTTattaaaacccacaaaaaaagcccaataaaaGAATCCGAAACAAGACCTAATGGTCCATAAATGCTATCATTTCTAGATATCCATGAATTCACAGAAATAGCTCAACtctaaaattaaatgaattaacTTAAACCAACTTTGCTTGCGTCAatgtttgtactttgtattGTGTGAACACATTTTCTGGCTAATGCATGTAAAAATTTGATTACTAAAGTACTGCTTGAAGgatttcctttcttttcatcCTTTAGAGATAACATCCTTGATACACATGTAAGTACTTATAGGTGTGTAAGCTGACATGCATTGACTTTATAATGAATCACTCTTCACTTAATGTTTATCAGGATGCTGCAGACAGGGAAAGAATCTCTTCCTGATGATGAGTCATATGACTTAGTTGTTGGCATGCTATTTATGACGGATGAGATTGATGCTGCCTTGAAGTATATAGATATGGGTTTAAAATCTGGTTATATGTTGTCAACGAGGGTGTTCACTGAATGTGTGCGGAGCTGTGCCAATCAGGGCCGGCTGGATACATTGGTCTCAATTATTGAAAGGTGTAAGGTACATGACTGATATGGTTACTTCTTAGAATATTCCATGTAGGAGTGCACTTATCCTCCAATGTTTCTAACATGTGGCTTTTTCTATTGGCGTTGTCAGACAATGGATCAGAACAAGGCTCTTTGTCCTGCCTGGAACATGTGCAACTATATTGCAGAAGTTGCAATGCAAGAGGATAATAGCAAGTTAGCATTCTATGCCCTGGAATTTATGGCCAAATGGATTGCTCGGGGTGAGCAAGCAAGGCCAGCTGTTATGCTTTCAGTAGATGAAGGATTAGTTGTGTCAGCACTTGGAGCTGCTGGTAGAACCTACAGCTCTTCTCTATTGGATGCATCATGGGCAATCCTACGACGTTCCTTGCGTCAAAACAAGGCCCCTAACCCAGAATCTTACATTGGGAAGATATATGCCCTTGCATCATTGGGCAATCTACAAAGAGCTTTTAGTACTTTAAATGAATTTGAGGCAACTTATGGAAATTCTGataaagaagcagaagaagaaatgTTCTCTCCCTTTACCTCTTTAAATCCATTGGTCATGGCATGTTCCAAAAAGGGTTTTGAGACTTTGGATTCAGTATGTCTTTCAAACTTTAAGAATTATTAATAAGCACTCTCTGGTAGTACATTACTTTTTATGGTCTATCTATTAGTTAAAGTTTTACATAATTATAATCTGCAGTTCGATAAATCTGCATTATTGTACTATTCTTGAGTTTCTGCAAATTGATGATAATAATCACTTTGGATGTTTTATTTACTTGGTAAAGGTTGCCTAGTGATCACCTCTCccctatgaagcacgggtgcgtttcgggactcgggtgcgggtgcgggtgcgggactcggcaatttttgaaaaagtagggtgcgggtgcggcgggactcggcgattaaaaaattattaaaaatatttttatttatattttctatatatttttactattaaaatattcttaaaaaacacattaatatacttgattcataaaacaaagaaagaagaaggcaaaaaaACACATCTGAGGTCAGAATTTCGGCTTCTCCGGCGAGTTTTAAGGCCAATTTCGGCCTGTTTCGGCCTATTTCGGCCGATTTCGGCCGTATCGGCCGTATCGGTCGCCGGCCGATACGACCCGATATTGCCGATACGGCCTGATTCTGGCCGAAATCGGCCCGATTCGGCGCGAATCGAAGCCGATTCGGCGCGAATCGAGCCGCGTCGGCGCGAATCCAGCCGATTCGGCTCGAatccgagaaaaaaaaaaaaaaaaaaactcagacgcGGCCGGACTCGCGGTCAACCGCGTCGGACGCCGCGTCCCGCGTCGCGCCGCGTCGGACTCGGGTGCGCCACCCTCCCAGCCGCGTCCGTGCTTTCTAGCCTCTCCCAAACCTTGTAGAAGTGGGAGCCACGTGCACTGGGGATcaccttttgttttctttccttctaaAAGCCcaacttcttttttggataaagttaaAAGCCCTTTGAACATTAATGCATCAGAAAAAATATGACTCATATCAATCCCTTCCTGCACCTCTCTGTGTTCCTGTGTGTATGCTTTTCGCTTATCAGGAGATAACcaactatatttttcatgcCAAATACTTTAGAAGTCTCATGAGAAGACTGTTTGAGTGCTTGGCTTCACACAGTTTTGACTTTGATTCATTCCATTatgttaattttgttaattcttCTCATTAAGGACCAATTTATTGTATCTCAAGAATCTTGTGTCAAGATAATACTATTAGTAGCAGCAAGAGAGAGACAGTTGATGGGATTTTATCTCAAGTATGCTTTTCCTGTAGAGACTCTATATGCAACATGTGCtttattttggtttaaaaattaGGATCCGAATATTTTACGTGTCTACTCATTCATTTGCAGCTTCTTTCTGATCTGTATTTGTTATGATGTTCCTCAGGTGTATTTTCAACTGGAGAATTTAAGCCGTGCTGATCCTCCCTACAAGTCTGTTGCTGCTCTAAATTGCATAATTTTGGGTTGTGCAAATATATGGGACCTTGATCGTGCCTACCAAACTTTTGAGGCCATTGGTTCCTCTTTTGGATTGACCCCTAATATTCATTCATATAACGCTCTGATGTTTGCATTTGGGAGGCTCAAGAAGGtaggactctctctctctctcttcctcccagACACACACAGACATGCATGTTATAACCCTCCCCTTCATCTGCTAGTGCCTAGTTTTGAGTTGCTGGATGAGGATTTGTAGCTAGTTAATGGTGGTTTCATAGGATTAACGAATTGTATGTTCCTGATTAAGGGGCAAGTGAAAAGTTGTATTTCTTTGGGGTCCATGTTTATGCCCATGTGTTGCAGAAGGGCCTTGATGCACAGTCAAAGGCTGGCATATGCatgagaaacacacacacagtaTACAATGTTACAAACACCTTGCTGAGTTAATTTTCTGGTTCTTTGGCAGACATTTGAAGCTTCGAGGGTGTTTGAGCACTTAGTAGGTTTGGGTGTTAAACCAAATGCTATGTCATATTCATTGCTTGTTGATGCCCATCTCATCAACCGAGATCCAAAAGCTGCTCTCTCTGTGATTGACGAGAAGGtaactgcatttttttttttataaattataatttggtttttgtttataACATTCAGTTTCTCATCTCTGGAAAAAAAGCTAATGCATGTGTAAATGGGTAGGTAACTGCTGGATTTGTACCATCAAAAGAATCACTTAAAAAGGTCAGAAGGCGTTGTATGCGTGAGATGGACTATGAGAGTGACGACCAAGTTGAGGCCCTGGCTAGAAAGTTCAAGATTCGAATGGGTACAGAGGCTCGAAGGAATATGCTGTTTAATCTTGGGTACAACACCGATTTCGCCAGATAGGTAAATTGATGCACTAGAGAAATACTTGCATTAAAGAATGAGAAGTAATTATTCTTGTTGCCTGAACTGATCCTGTTTACATATGTCAGGCTTGTCCTAAATTTGGGCTGTATTTTTGAGGCCTATAAATTGGATGGTTTGATATTGTTGTGACAAGTTTGACTGTTCAGAAGATCATGTGTGTCACTTTCATTCCAGTTTTTGGGGT
This genomic stretch from Quercus lobata isolate SW786 chromosome 3, ValleyOak3.0 Primary Assembly, whole genome shotgun sequence harbors:
- the LOC115978939 gene encoding pentatricopeptide repeat-containing protein At1g26460, mitochondrial-like produces the protein MASQMAILTRTRTLFKSSTTKSITTFTFLSQEPQLAESTQSDSPSPPSPPPPPPTPTATPLPPNPASGSPLYNENWRSPIANSPNSLSLTQSLMPLGFLAQSPNSRIQALSQTLDGESMMNVFAEWMASQRWGEMKQLFEFWIRSLDRAGKPNKPDVGLYNHYLRANLMTNASAAELLDLVAQMEDYDVVPNTASFNLVLKAMYKARETVASTKLLERMLQTGKESLPDDESYDLVVGMLFMTDEIDAALKYIDMGLKSGYMLSTRVFTECVRSCANQGRLDTLVSIIERCKTMDQNKALCPAWNMCNYIAEVAMQEDNSKLAFYALEFMAKWIARGEQARPAVMLSVDEGLVVSALGAAGRTYSSSLLDASWAILRRSLRQNKAPNPESYIGKIYALASLGNLQRAFSTLNEFEATYGNSDKEAEEEMFSPFTSLNPLVMACSKKGFETLDSVYFQLENLSRADPPYKSVAALNCIILGCANIWDLDRAYQTFEAIGSSFGLTPNIHSYNALMFAFGRLKKTFEASRVFEHLVGLGVKPNAMSYSLLVDAHLINRDPKAALSVIDEKVTAGFVPSKESLKKVRRRCMREMDYESDDQVEALARKFKIRMGTEARRNMLFNLGYNTDFAR